One genomic region from Nilaparvata lugens isolate BPH chromosome 3, ASM1435652v1, whole genome shotgun sequence encodes:
- the LOC111058331 gene encoding transmembrane protein 18 isoform X1 has protein sequence MREFEMETEVPDFSFWIFLASIDWRDPWLIGLIGFHIIITLMAILTRNHGNFQVVLFLTLLLLVYFSENINELAANNWRIFSKQQYFDSKGLFISIVFSVPILLNCMIMIASWLWQSSQLMAQLKRAQLQKANKVQTKTD, from the exons ATGAGAGAATTTGAAATGGAGACTGAAGTACCCGACTTTAGTTTTTGGATCTTTCTTGCCAGT ATTGATTGGCGTGATCCCTGGCTGATAGGATTGATCGGATTTCATATTATCATAACATTGATGGCCATCCTGACTAGGAATCATGGCAATTTTCAAGTTGTTCTTTTCTTGACACTCT TGTTACTGGTGTACTTCTCTGAAAATATAAACGAACTTGCAGCCAATAACTGGAG gATATTCTCAAAACAACAGTATTTTGACAGTAAAGGACTGTTCATATCGATAGTATTCTCGGTACCAATCCTGCTCAATTGCATGATCATGATt GCCAGCTGGTTATGGCAGTCCAGTCAGCTGATGGCCCAGCTGAAGCGCGCTCAGCTGCAGAAGGCAAACAAAGTGCAGACCAAAACAGACTGA
- the LOC111058331 gene encoding transmembrane protein 18 isoform X2 — protein MREFEMETEVPDFSFWIFLASIDWRDPWLIGLIGFHIIITLMAILTRNHGNFQVVLFLTLLLLVYFSENINELAANNWRIFSKQQYFDSKGLFISIVFSVPILLNCMIMIASWLWQSSQLMAQLKRAQLQKANKVQTKTD, from the exons ATGAGAGAATTTGAAATGGAAACAGAAGTACCCGACTTTAGTTTTTGGATCTTTCTTGCCAGT ATTGATTGGCGTGATCCCTGGCTGATAGGATTGATCGGATTTCATATTATCATAACATTGATGGCCATCCTGACTAGGAATCATGGCAATTTTCAAGTTGTTCTTTTCTTGACACTCT TGTTACTGGTGTACTTCTCTGAAAATATAAACGAACTTGCAGCCAATAACTGGAG gATATTCTCAAAACAACAGTATTTTGACAGTAAAGGACTGTTCATATCGATAGTATTCTCGGTACCAATCCTGCTCAATTGCATGATCATGATt GCCAGCTGGTTATGGCAGTCCAGTCAGCTGATGGCCCAGCTGAAGCGCGCTCAGCTGCAGAAGGCAAACAAAGTGCAGACCAAAACAGACTGA